The Oncorhynchus tshawytscha isolate Ot180627B linkage group LG20, Otsh_v2.0, whole genome shotgun sequence genome has a window encoding:
- the LOC112247011 gene encoding forkhead box protein D2-like, producing MTLDLEPMEDFVIDVVGEGLRDNGEEHLVSLPLEETRSAEHEPETFLSSSGHDEDRDDYSPTSKCPPAASKSPASVKPPYSYIALITMAILQSPKKRLTLSEICDFISHRFVYYREKFPAWQNSIRHNLSLNDCFVKMPREPGNPGKGNYWTLDPNSSDMFENGSFLRRRKRFKRQHFRFGVLKEQTLEPSGFHNFYGTYGLGTAGLQLPSLEIYPFGFHHHAHSSCAPTIPPVSSLLPALSSLFTRNTFAAKAFLQSQQPVTIGSFNPSRCATFSSALTSCAPYASPALFHSAASPHLVSLHEEYQKLQTQRSTSDLANEQCL from the coding sequence ATGACATTGGACTTGGAGCCCATGGAAGATTTTGTTATTGACGTAGTAGGAGAGGGACTCAGGGATAACGGAGAGGAGCATCTCGTGTCCTTACCTTTGGAAGAGACGAGAAGCGCAGAGCATGAACCCGAAACTTTTTTGTCTTCTAGTGGGCATGATGAGGATAGGGACGACTACTCACCCACATCGAAGTGTCCTCCAGCAGCAAGTAAAAGCCCGGCTTCGGTAAAGCCTCCGTACTCCTATATCGCCTTGATAACAATGGCAATATTACAAAGCCCAAAAAAGCGACTTACCCTCAGCGAGATATGTGACTTTATCAGCCACCGATTCGTTTATTATCGTGAGAAGTTCCCTGCCTGGCAGAATTCCATCAGACACAACCTTTCGCTCAATGACTGCTTTGTCAAAATGCCCCGGGAGCCTGGTAATCCAGGGAAGGGAAACTACTGGACGCTGGACCCCAATTCTTCGGACATGTTTGAGAATGGGAGCTTTCTGCGTCGAAGGAAGAGGTTCAAACGTCAGCATTTTCGTTTCGGGGTGCTCAAGGAGCAAACCCTTGAGCCCAGTGGCTTTCACAACTTTTATGGTACTTATGGACTCGGCACAGCGGGTCTTCAGCTACCCAGTTTGGAGATATATCCATTCGGCTTCCATCACCATGCGCACTCATCATGCGCTCCCACCATCCCACCTGTTAGCAGCCTGCTACCGGCTTTGTCGAGCCTGTTTACCCGGAACACTTTCGCTGCCAAGGCTTTTCTTCAATCACAACAGCCTGTCACTATCGGGTCCTTCAATCCGAGCCGCTGTGCCACCTTTTCTTCCGCTTTGACCTCCTGCGCTCCCTACGCGTCCCCTGCGCTGTTCCACTCCGCGGCGTCTCCACATCTCGTCAGTTTACATGAAGAATATCAGAAATTACAAACTCAGCGCAGCACCTCTGACCTGGCTAATGAGCAGTGCTTGTGA